Proteins co-encoded in one Capnocytophaga ochracea DSM 7271 genomic window:
- a CDS encoding aldo/keto reductase, producing the protein MKNIELNNGVQMPLLGYGVYQVNPEECERCVSDAIAVGYRMIDTAQIYKNEEGVGNAIKKSGIDRKEFFIVTKVWISNAGYEKAKASIETSLRKLQTDYIDLLLIHQPFGDYYGSYRAMEEAYKEGKVRAIGVSNFYADRYLDLAYHCEIKPAVNQMETHVFYQQQDLQELMKKYDTKLMSWGPFAEGKNDFFANPILNAIGEKYHKSAAQVALRYLLQRDIICIPKSVRKERMEQNLNVFDFQLSAEDMAKIQALDTKQPLFSSRRDPAFVEMILQYGN; encoded by the coding sequence ATGAAAAACATTGAGTTAAACAACGGGGTACAAATGCCCCTATTGGGTTATGGTGTATACCAAGTAAACCCCGAAGAATGTGAGCGTTGCGTAAGCGATGCTATTGCGGTAGGCTACCGAATGATTGACACTGCCCAAATCTACAAAAATGAAGAGGGGGTAGGCAATGCCATTAAGAAAAGTGGTATCGACCGCAAAGAGTTCTTTATCGTTACCAAAGTGTGGATAAGCAATGCAGGCTATGAAAAGGCAAAAGCCTCTATCGAAACCTCTTTGCGCAAACTCCAAACTGATTATATCGATTTGCTACTCATTCACCAACCTTTTGGCGACTATTATGGCTCTTATCGCGCTATGGAAGAAGCCTACAAAGAGGGTAAAGTGCGCGCTATTGGGGTCAGCAACTTCTATGCCGATAGATACCTCGATTTGGCATACCACTGCGAGATAAAACCTGCTGTAAACCAAATGGAAACACACGTATTCTACCAACAGCAAGACCTCCAAGAGCTAATGAAGAAGTACGACACCAAACTAATGTCGTGGGGACCTTTTGCCGAAGGTAAAAACGATTTCTTTGCCAATCCTATTCTCAATGCTATTGGTGAAAAGTATCACAAAAGTGCTGCCCAAGTAGCCTTGCGCTACCTATTACAACGCGATATTATCTGTATTCCTAAGTCGGTGCGCAAAGAGCGTATGGAACAAAACCTTAATGTTTTTGACTTCCAACTCTCAGCAGAGGATATGGCAAAAATTCAAGCTCTTGATACCAAGCAACCGCTCTTCTCTTCTCGCCGAGATCCTGCTTTTGTAGAGATGATACTACAATATGGTAATTAG
- a CDS encoding organic hydroperoxide resistance protein → MTAMYTAVATATGGRNRKVTSDNGVLSLEIRSPKALGGANDDYTNPEQIFAAGYAACFDSALNLVIRQTKITTGETAVTAHVSIGKLNNGGFIFGVTLQVNIPNVSLEQAKELVAKADQVCPYSNSTRGNIEVTFEVSNN, encoded by the coding sequence ATGACAGCAATGTACACAGCAGTGGCCACCGCAACAGGTGGTCGCAACAGAAAAGTAACTTCTGACAATGGCGTATTAAGCCTAGAAATACGTTCTCCTAAAGCCTTAGGCGGAGCTAACGACGATTATACCAATCCTGAGCAGATTTTTGCCGCTGGCTATGCTGCTTGTTTCGACAGCGCACTGAATTTGGTTATTAGACAAACTAAAATAACCACTGGTGAGACCGCTGTAACAGCACACGTATCTATTGGAAAGCTGAACAACGGCGGTTTTATTTTCGGCGTAACCTTACAAGTGAATATACCTAATGTGTCGCTTGAACAAGCTAAGGAACTTGTAGCAAAAGCCGACCAAGTTTGTCCGTATTCTAACTCTACTCGTGGGAATATAGAAGTAACCTTTGAAGTAAGTAATAATTAG